The stretch of DNA GCTCGAAGTATATTGGTCGCGAATTTGTGAAACGTTTCGACTGTATTTCAGGCAGAGATGACCGTTACCGGAATATCCGCTTCCAAAATGACAGACTGAGTAACACTTCCTAAGATGGCTTTTTGCGTCGGACTGCGCTTTTTTCCTGATAAAACGATCTCGTCAAAATCACCCTCCTCAGCGAGTAACACGATTCCCTTAGCTGGTGGAGAACTTACACCCTGGGTATTAACGTCAATGCCAGCATCTTCTAGCACCCGTTTCGCTGCTCTGACTGCTTCCGATCGATCCGGCTGCTGCATCTGTGCGGGAACATCTTTCTCAGATCCTGTCAAGGCGTGAACGAGAGTCACACTGAGTTCCTCTGCAGCGCTTGGAAGTCGGGTGACGTACTCGGCTTGCTTTTCAGCCCGTTTATTCTCGCCTCCAACAGGAATCAAGATTCGATATGCCATCACACACCCCGTTCTGATTGCCACTATATAAACTACCGGGAGAGGCCCACCCGTTTGTAGACTTGGTACCTCGCGAAGCAGGCTAGTTTAGAAATCTGACTGTGTGTACGCCGACCGGCTGGTGGACAGTGGAACCTCCGAAACGAAGTTGCGTAATCTCTTCATCAGCCGAGTTGACGAAGAAGTTTTCCTCTGCTAACGACCGTCCTTCAGGTGAGCGATCGCTGGCCGGAGAACCCCCGCGGGGGGCTTCCGGACTATTCTCCGTACCGTTTTCGCTGATCTCAATGTAACTAAACAGTACCGTCGCTGGGGCAGTTCCTACGGAGTCCACCCCCCAGTTTTGACCCGTCGAGTGAAGTCTCACTGGAAGATGCTCTACCCGATCGACCCAAGCAATGGAATTTTGCCTTTGGATCTTAACCCGGAGGTATGGACTTAGTAGATCGCCCCCGTCGCCTTCGAATAGACGGAATCAGCGAGATGGTACGCGAGACGTCACTCTCCGCCACCGACCTGATTGCTCCTGTCTTCGTGGATGCGACAATCGACGAGCGCGTCCCGATCGAGTCGATGCCTGGTCACGAACGCCTGCCCGTCGATCATACGGTCGATCGCGTTGAAGAGATACTGGATACCGGCGTCGAGTCAATTCTCCTCTTCGGTGTGCCAGCGAAAAAAGACGAGGTGGGGTCGCGGGCCGACGCCACAGACGGTGTCGTTCAAGAGGCGACTCGAGCGATCTCTTCTGAAACTAGTGCTACGGTAATCACCGACGTTTGCCTGTGCGAGTACACAGACCACGGTCACTGCGGTGTTCTCGAGGAATCGGCTCCTGAACAGACCACGCTCACGGTCCAGAACGACCCGACACTCGATCGCTTAGCCGACATCGCGGTCTCTCACGCCGAAGCCGGTGCCGACGTTGTTGCTCCTTCAAGTATGACCGACGGGATGGTCGGAGCTATCCGAGCGGGTCTTGACGACGCTGGGTTCAATGACATCCCGATTCTAAGCTACGCGGTGAAGTACGAGAGCGCTTTCTACGGCCCCTTTCGCGACGCCGCTGATGGTGCACCGGCTTTCGGGGACCGCCGGCATTACCAGATGGACCCTGGCAATCGCCGCGAGGCAATCCGGGAAGTTGATCAAGACGTAGAACAGGGCGCTGACTTTCTCATAGTTAAGCCAGCTCTCCCTTACCTCGACATCGTGAGAGATGTCCGGGAGCACTCCACTCTACCGGTCATCGCGTACAACGTCAGCGGAGAGTACGCTATGATCCAAGCCGCCGCCGAGAAGGGCTGGCTCGACCTCGAAGCCGCGGCAATGGAGTCGCTCCTCTCCATCGAACGAGCCGGCGCGGACGCCATTGTGACTTACTTTGCCGAGCAGATTGCCGAGCGACTGGACTGATATTCGCCGCATAAGTATTAGTTGACCGAGTCCTGTCTGTTTGTGGAATTGGAGTTGCTCGTAGAAAACAATACACTCATAGGTGGTTCACCCTACGTTGCGCTTATGCAGTCGCCAACTGCGCACCACCTTGGAATAGCCGTGGAGGACTTGGAAACAATGGTCGCGTTCTACAGGGACACGCTTGATTTCGAGGTGACACAGGAGTTTACCCTCGCCGGTGAAGCGTTTTCGAAGGGTCTCGGTATCGAAGACACGAAAGGCGAGTTCGTCCGGCTCTCGATGGGGGACATACTTCTGGAGCTTGTTGAATACACCCCCGCACATAATCCGACACCGTCGAGTGGTGTCGCAGATCCAGGATCAATACATATTGCGGTCTCATATGACGACGTGAACGAGTTTTACGAGGAACTCAGCGACGTCGAGACCGTCAGTGAGCCCGTCACGACTCCCAGCGGCACTACGATCGTGTTTCTTCGCGACCCTGAGAACAACCTCGTCGAGATCGTCTCTGGGTAGATTTTTTCTCGTACGTGTACAGAAGATGTGGTGAACGATCCGTGACCGAAGAAGTCGGTTCACCCCGGTCCTATTGGGAATAATATAGAATGATATATAAGGTAGTTCTAGATATTGCACTTCATGGTACAGGTAGACATCCTGTCACAGATAATACTGTATGGGGTCCTGACCGGTGGGGTCTACGCCCTCGTCGCGATGGGGCTCTCACTGATATTCGGAGTGATGGACGTAGTGAATTTCGCGCATGGGGCGTACCTTATGCTCGCGATGTATAGTTCGTACTTTGCCTGGCAATTACTTGGACTCGACCCGTTCTTGTCCATCCTGTTGGTGGCACCGGCGTTCTTCGTCTTCGGCGTGATTAGTGAGCGGCTCATCATTCACCCGATCATTGACGAGCCCGACTTCGCGCAGATTTTCGCGACTGTTGGGCTCATTTGGGTGTTCGAAAACTTTGCCCACTACTTCATCGGCACTGATCCCAAAGGGATCGATGCAGGGTACGGTGGGATGTCGCTGTTAGGCGTCCCCGTGCAAGAAGTACGTGTCTATGGGTTCGTCATCGCGCTGCTGACTGCGCTTGGAATGTACCTGTTATTGGAAAAGACAAAAATTGGCCTTGCCATTCGCGCGACGGCACAAGATAAGGAAGCTGCGGAGCTTATGGGTATGAGCAGTGAGGTCGTCTATATGGTAACCTTCGGACTCGGCATCGCTTTGGTAGGTGTCGCGGGTCCAGTTATGGCATCGATTTACTCGACCACGCCCACGGTCGGGGCGAACTACGTATTGATTGCGTTCGTTGTCGTGGTTCTTGGCGGATTAGGTGACGTCTTCGGCGTCCTCTGGGCCGGTGTGCTCATTGGGATTGTCGATGCTGCCGTGGCCTACTTCTACGAACCGACGTTGAGCGCCCCGGTTTACTACACGATATTCATCGCCGTCCTCGTGCTTCGAGCAACCGGTCACCTTGGCGGATCT from Halobellus litoreus encodes:
- a CDS encoding universal stress protein → MAYRILIPVGGENKRAEKQAEYVTRLPSAAEELSVTLVHALTGSEKDVPAQMQQPDRSEAVRAAKRVLEDAGIDVNTQGVSSPPAKGIVLLAEEGDFDEIVLSGKKRSPTQKAILGSVTQSVILEADIPVTVISA
- a CDS encoding VOC family protein — translated: MQSPTAHHLGIAVEDLETMVAFYRDTLDFEVTQEFTLAGEAFSKGLGIEDTKGEFVRLSMGDILLELVEYTPAHNPTPSSGVADPGSIHIAVSYDDVNEFYEELSDVETVSEPVTTPSGTTIVFLRDPENNLVEIVSG
- a CDS encoding branched-chain amino acid ABC transporter permease; the encoded protein is MVQVDILSQIILYGVLTGGVYALVAMGLSLIFGVMDVVNFAHGAYLMLAMYSSYFAWQLLGLDPFLSILLVAPAFFVFGVISERLIIHPIIDEPDFAQIFATVGLIWVFENFAHYFIGTDPKGIDAGYGGMSLLGVPVQEVRVYGFVIALLTALGMYLLLEKTKIGLAIRATAQDKEAAELMGMSSEVVYMVTFGLGIALVGVAGPVMASIYSTTPTVGANYVLIAFVVVVLGGLGDVFGVLWAGVLIGIVDAAVAYFYEPTLSAPVYYTIFIAVLVLRATGHLGGSDEGLLSRIANLASSNKSS
- the hemB gene encoding porphobilinogen synthase codes for the protein MDLVDRPRRLRIDGISEMVRETSLSATDLIAPVFVDATIDERVPIESMPGHERLPVDHTVDRVEEILDTGVESILLFGVPAKKDEVGSRADATDGVVQEATRAISSETSATVITDVCLCEYTDHGHCGVLEESAPEQTTLTVQNDPTLDRLADIAVSHAEAGADVVAPSSMTDGMVGAIRAGLDDAGFNDIPILSYAVKYESAFYGPFRDAADGAPAFGDRRHYQMDPGNRREAIREVDQDVEQGADFLIVKPALPYLDIVRDVREHSTLPVIAYNVSGEYAMIQAAAEKGWLDLEAAAMESLLSIERAGADAIVTYFAEQIAERLD